Proteins encoded by one window of Ramlibacter tataouinensis:
- a CDS encoding CsbD family protein, giving the protein MKKDQVKGKLKEVAGEAQERLGRATGDREQEAKGHAREQQGKVQKKVGDVKEGVDQIVRKP; this is encoded by the coding sequence ATGAAGAAGGACCAGGTCAAGGGCAAGCTGAAGGAAGTCGCCGGCGAGGCCCAGGAACGGCTCGGCCGGGCGACCGGCGACCGCGAGCAGGAGGCCAAGGGGCATGCCCGCGAACAGCAGGGCAAGGTGCAGAAGAAGGTCGGCGACGTGAAGGAAGGCGTCGACCAGATCGTGCGCAAGCCGTGA